From the Paenibacillus sp. FSL H8-0548 genome, one window contains:
- a CDS encoding S-layer homology domain-containing protein: MKPMSTMLKQWISTVTLVAILFGVIAQPALAEGGLQETQTAEPAKGPALMITEIVPDSKNVSSTDAYEFIEVYNNTDQPIDFKDYSLIYHYFTPLNVETSIPWTLSTDKAVIIPAHKPVVFWVKAKTIYELNPALTVAQFNTNYGSALEEDVNLFEIKTSGGLHNSEPRELIIQDKTGQIVSAASYENDDQTKENKGIFYSYPTDGSVNMVMMPGAGTLAATPGVINPAQVPGEPQLPPVITHTPVNSAAQTEDLTITAQIVHPIGHTVSSSVYYKQGSETEFTRLPMLEVNGSFQAIISKELLTEAQLNYYIEASDGIETARTLVYDVVVQTDQFDYSKVPPLLITELLPDSENVSNVSSDAFEFIEVYNNTDKTINFNDFSLVYRYPDKGPSADIAWELETSDDATIPSRRSIVIWVQNNANGHYTTDDFNMKFGTTLVGNSSLFRTKVYDGMANAAARSLVIKDSNGIDLVIASYQNDAQTVPDKGIFYAYPIDGSLHMKMMDNPGTLAATPGANALEQLPAETAKLPEMTNYAPQVTAVSDAKLDGGIEVTAAINDEKPLALQASIYYKTVSQQSFTSVPLGYSDGSFKALIPAGAVTEATMLYYIEANDGINLVKTAEYPVTVNKDKFDSQRAPVLLLTELVPDSTNIGGGDGYEFAEVYNNTDQPINLKDYKIRYRYTDSGPSADVIWPSSKEDAIIPAGGTVVFWVINSYNSSATAASFNANYGGSQLVEGVNLFKLYSDGMANGGKRAMVISTNSGIEITAAYYDNDEETKPDKGIFYKYPADGTTTMIKYSPGRTVATPGILMDGQAPAEPVHMVMDTISPVITDLTEVTQVEQSKTFDIVGDAKDEQLVKTVLLYYKSDIQSEFTKQYLTKSYDDGLYRQTIFSPELIGRESITYYFEISDGTNKVTTQPKQVAILGGADRSELRLNVSDNEILSGTKILLGAGETAAADELTLSIDGKPLSSGIYHAVERDAYFAFEVQGADYYFKNAVVQDKEILHTFLDPIPSWSTLSIPISADRLKLGENVLSIYAGSKSGPFDDRPEENKDDFEVRNVRLVLADGTEIYDPTFASKTTSIKMGDSAGKHEFLDFKFAVPSAKLSSKAYAWNTKEAADGEYDIMLSHYSAGTISRKIKVDNTAPTIKPSVEEGKEYRGNFVIDVDINDTIAGVQEVKALLDGKMVVLPYATSSAKLSPGAHTFEISASDKVGNTATAAVQFSVPDENPFAPVLVAPIHNTQELDSSVKLSVNVLDPLADRMNVRFFQGFKYDANSQTGFQAYRNAADVEPPKEMIPAGEKTFTADDYKAISEIDGQYLIDDSIEQFPYQRFEITLDSSVQDNDLVEISWSGKSLEGRMVSLYAWAPSENKWKMLDTTIAGNEDFELGSEVTAGQYRNGNSIQVMVQDQLPESDDPYDFSFVWMSDTQYYSETYFKYYRDNVAWIRDHEIDNKIKYVIHTGDIVDESDKEYQWIEADKNMKVLDDAKIPYGVLAGNHDVDHQKGSYTDYWKWFGDDRFKDQPTFGGSYKNNMGHYDLISAGGNDFIIVYMGWGLGDAEIDWMDKVVKQYPNRKAILALHEYLLVSGNRAPIADKVYERVVVPNKNVFATLSGHYHDAELKQDAIDDDGDGSADRTVYQMLADYQGAEDGGLGYMRLMQFDMKNNKLHIKTYSPTLDDYNYYDPKEFPGKDEFSLDLDLGAATKRVATDYFAVRVYTGNQIGEAVQSDSGTEASTIWSRLHGNTDYEWYAVAEDEHSGEGRSDIWRFKTGESVPVVTPTPTPTPTETPTEAPTATPSPTSNPVVPTPTAGSGNSEGLNGIIELEASKDGSYKLDAETINKRISSAAAGTVIEVKLLASSTSGTDQLEMSGEGMKALQQSGLPFRILSQNISLDIPAGAFPAAIAEASTVQLQVNVKETDELQSAVVAITGQDKSFAATGLVYTLELKALTSTGTTVSIHNFNQSIKVTRTLSPEELLALDMDYAGVYYLNGSKAEYIPAIFDGNKVTFTVNHFSYYSIFEYRKSFVDVTGHWAEEFVAKLAAKHAITGVDEEHFAPAKAITRADFAVIAVKALGFLEIEAGDASFADVASSKYYAAYVEKASELGLIMGYQGQFRPEDTITREEAAAILIRLYEYINHTEAAVSQMTAFVDIAKASNWARESIEAAKALGLINGKGGNLFDPKADVTRAEIAKMIWSVVK; this comes from the coding sequence ATGAAACCTATGTCAACAATGCTAAAGCAATGGATATCGACTGTAACGTTAGTTGCGATATTGTTTGGTGTCATCGCACAGCCTGCCTTGGCTGAAGGAGGCTTGCAGGAAACGCAGACTGCTGAGCCAGCAAAGGGACCTGCGCTTATGATTACGGAGATAGTGCCCGACTCGAAAAACGTGAGCTCCACGGATGCATATGAATTTATTGAAGTATACAACAATACAGATCAACCGATAGATTTTAAAGATTACAGCTTAATTTATCATTACTTTACCCCTTTGAATGTCGAAACGAGCATTCCTTGGACCTTATCGACAGACAAAGCAGTTATTATACCCGCGCATAAGCCGGTTGTCTTCTGGGTGAAGGCAAAAACGATATATGAGCTAAATCCTGCTCTTACCGTAGCCCAATTCAATACAAATTACGGATCTGCTTTAGAAGAGGATGTAAACTTGTTCGAAATTAAAACGTCGGGCGGTCTGCACAATAGTGAGCCTCGCGAATTGATCATCCAGGATAAGACAGGCCAAATCGTATCAGCAGCTTCCTACGAGAATGATGATCAAACGAAAGAGAACAAAGGCATTTTTTATTCTTATCCTACAGATGGTTCAGTAAATATGGTGATGATGCCAGGCGCAGGCACACTTGCGGCAACTCCTGGTGTCATTAACCCTGCACAGGTTCCTGGCGAGCCTCAGCTGCCACCGGTAATTACACATACACCGGTGAATAGCGCAGCGCAAACAGAGGATCTAACGATTACAGCGCAAATCGTCCATCCAATAGGTCATACTGTGTCTTCAAGCGTGTATTACAAGCAAGGCTCGGAAACGGAGTTTACTCGTCTTCCAATGCTAGAAGTGAATGGCAGCTTCCAAGCGATCATTTCTAAAGAACTGTTAACTGAAGCCCAATTAAACTATTATATTGAAGCGTCAGATGGCATCGAAACAGCAAGAACGTTAGTTTACGACGTTGTGGTGCAAACAGACCAATTTGATTACAGCAAGGTTCCGCCGCTTCTGATTACAGAGCTGCTGCCCGATAGCGAGAATGTATCGAATGTTAGCAGCGATGCTTTTGAATTCATCGAAGTCTACAATAATACGGATAAAACGATTAACTTCAATGATTTTAGTCTAGTGTATCGTTATCCGGACAAAGGACCGAGCGCCGATATCGCTTGGGAGCTTGAAACGTCAGACGATGCAACCATTCCTTCTCGTCGATCCATTGTTATTTGGGTGCAGAACAATGCGAACGGCCATTATACGACGGATGATTTCAATATGAAGTTCGGCACGACACTTGTAGGAAACAGCAGCCTATTCCGCACAAAAGTTTACGATGGCATGGCAAATGCAGCAGCAAGGTCATTGGTCATTAAAGACAGCAATGGAATCGATCTTGTCATCGCATCTTATCAAAATGATGCACAAACGGTACCAGATAAAGGGATCTTCTACGCGTATCCAATAGATGGAAGCCTACATATGAAGATGATGGACAATCCAGGTACGCTTGCTGCAACGCCAGGAGCCAATGCGTTAGAGCAACTTCCAGCCGAAACGGCGAAATTACCGGAAATGACGAATTACGCACCACAGGTAACTGCAGTAAGCGATGCTAAGCTCGATGGCGGCATTGAGGTAACTGCTGCAATTAATGACGAGAAGCCACTAGCGCTTCAGGCGTCTATCTATTACAAAACAGTTTCACAGCAAAGTTTCACATCGGTGCCGCTGGGGTATTCGGACGGAAGCTTTAAGGCACTGATACCGGCGGGAGCTGTTACTGAGGCTACGATGCTTTATTATATTGAAGCAAACGATGGCATTAACCTAGTGAAAACAGCAGAATATCCGGTTACGGTCAATAAAGATAAATTTGACTCGCAGAGAGCTCCAGTGCTGTTATTGACTGAGCTTGTCCCTGATTCGACGAATATTGGCGGCGGTGATGGCTACGAATTCGCAGAGGTATATAACAACACGGATCAGCCGATTAATTTGAAGGATTATAAAATTCGTTATCGCTACACAGACTCAGGACCATCCGCAGATGTGATCTGGCCTTCCTCGAAGGAAGATGCCATTATTCCGGCTGGTGGGACGGTCGTATTCTGGGTCATTAATAGCTACAATTCTTCAGCAACGGCAGCAAGCTTTAACGCCAATTATGGCGGCTCACAGCTTGTGGAAGGTGTGAATCTATTTAAGCTTTACAGTGATGGGATGGCTAATGGCGGAAAACGTGCCATGGTTATTTCTACGAACAGCGGCATCGAAATTACAGCTGCCTATTATGATAACGATGAGGAAACAAAACCAGACAAAGGTATTTTTTATAAGTATCCTGCTGATGGAACGACGACAATGATTAAATACAGTCCGGGGCGCACAGTAGCTACACCGGGTATTCTAATGGATGGACAAGCACCGGCTGAGCCCGTTCATATGGTGATGGATACCATTTCTCCAGTGATCACCGATTTGACGGAGGTTACTCAGGTTGAGCAGTCCAAAACGTTTGATATTGTCGGCGATGCGAAGGATGAACAGCTGGTAAAAACAGTTCTTCTCTATTACAAGTCTGATATTCAAAGCGAGTTCACGAAGCAATATTTGACCAAAAGCTATGATGACGGCCTCTATCGCCAGACGATCTTTTCGCCTGAGCTGATTGGACGCGAATCAATTACGTATTATTTTGAGATTTCCGATGGAACGAATAAGGTAACTACGCAGCCGAAGCAGGTCGCTATTCTTGGCGGTGCGGATCGTTCGGAGCTGCGTCTAAACGTATCGGACAACGAAATTTTGTCAGGCACCAAAATTTTGCTCGGGGCAGGAGAGACGGCTGCGGCCGATGAGCTTACGCTATCAATTGACGGCAAACCATTATCCTCAGGCATCTATCATGCGGTGGAACGTGATGCGTATTTTGCATTCGAGGTGCAGGGAGCAGATTATTATTTCAAAAATGCAGTTGTACAGGATAAGGAAATTTTGCATACCTTCCTTGATCCCATCCCGTCTTGGTCAACGCTATCCATTCCAATCTCGGCGGATCGACTGAAGCTGGGCGAAAATGTATTGTCAATCTATGCAGGCTCCAAATCAGGGCCGTTCGATGATCGTCCAGAAGAAAACAAGGATGACTTCGAAGTGCGCAACGTTCGCCTAGTATTGGCAGACGGCACAGAAATCTATGATCCAACATTTGCGAGCAAGACTACATCCATTAAAATGGGCGATAGTGCAGGCAAGCATGAATTTCTTGATTTTAAATTTGCTGTTCCTAGTGCCAAGCTAAGCTCGAAGGCTTATGCGTGGAATACGAAGGAAGCAGCCGATGGCGAGTACGACATTATGCTAAGCCATTATTCGGCAGGGACGATTAGTCGTAAAATCAAGGTCGATAATACAGCTCCAACGATTAAGCCATCTGTAGAGGAAGGAAAGGAATATCGTGGCAATTTTGTTATTGACGTAGACATTAATGACACCATAGCAGGCGTGCAAGAAGTAAAGGCTTTGCTTGATGGCAAAATGGTTGTACTACCTTACGCGACTTCATCGGCTAAGCTTTCGCCTGGGGCACATACATTTGAAATTAGTGCCTCGGATAAAGTAGGGAATACAGCGACAGCTGCGGTTCAATTTTCTGTTCCTGACGAAAATCCGTTTGCTCCGGTGCTGGTAGCCCCTATTCATAATACTCAAGAATTGGACAGCTCGGTTAAGTTGTCTGTTAATGTACTCGATCCTCTTGCTGACCGTATGAATGTGAGGTTCTTTCAAGGTTTTAAATATGACGCTAATTCGCAAACAGGCTTTCAAGCTTATCGCAATGCGGCAGATGTAGAGCCTCCGAAGGAAATGATCCCTGCTGGAGAAAAGACATTTACAGCTGATGATTATAAGGCAATCAGTGAAATCGACGGACAATATTTGATCGATGACTCGATTGAACAGTTTCCTTACCAGCGCTTTGAGATTACGCTCGATTCCTCTGTGCAGGATAACGATCTTGTCGAAATTAGCTGGAGCGGCAAATCACTAGAGGGACGGATGGTCAGCCTGTATGCATGGGCACCTTCGGAGAATAAGTGGAAAATGCTCGATACTACTATAGCAGGCAACGAGGATTTTGAACTTGGTTCTGAAGTAACGGCCGGTCAATATCGAAACGGTAACAGTATACAAGTGATGGTACAGGATCAGCTTCCAGAATCGGACGATCCCTATGATTTCTCCTTCGTATGGATGTCGGATACACAGTATTATTCTGAAACCTATTTCAAATATTACCGCGACAACGTCGCTTGGATTCGGGATCATGAGATCGATAATAAAATTAAATACGTTATTCATACGGGTGATATTGTCGACGAATCCGATAAGGAATACCAATGGATTGAAGCAGACAAAAACATGAAGGTGCTTGATGATGCCAAAATTCCATATGGCGTCTTAGCCGGAAATCATGACGTTGATCATCAAAAAGGCTCATATACTGACTATTGGAAATGGTTCGGGGACGATCGTTTCAAGGATCAACCAACCTTCGGAGGGTCTTATAAGAACAATATGGGACATTATGATCTGATATCAGCAGGCGGCAATGATTTCATTATCGTCTACATGGGCTGGGGTCTTGGCGATGCAGAGATCGACTGGATGGATAAGGTTGTAAAACAATATCCGAACCGCAAAGCTATATTGGCCTTGCATGAATATTTGCTCGTTTCGGGCAATCGTGCGCCAATCGCTGACAAGGTGTACGAGCGAGTGGTCGTACCTAACAAAAATGTATTTGCTACTCTATCAGGCCACTATCACGATGCGGAGCTGAAGCAAGACGCGATAGACGATGATGGGGACGGTAGCGCAGACCGTACAGTATATCAAATGCTTGCTGATTACCAAGGCGCTGAGGATGGCGGTCTCGGATATATGAGGCTCATGCAATTTGATATGAAAAACAATAAGCTGCATATCAAGACCTATTCGCCGACGCTTGATGATTATAACTATTATGATCCTAAAGAGTTTCCGGGCAAGGATGAGTTTTCGCTGGATTTAGATTTAGGCGCGGCAACGAAACGTGTGGCAACGGATTATTTCGCTGTACGTGTATATACGGGCAACCAAATCGGGGAGGCGGTCCAATCCGATAGCGGTACAGAGGCTTCGACGATCTGGAGTAGATTGCATGGAAATACCGATTACGAGTGGTATGCGGTAGCTGAAGATGAGCATAGTGGTGAAGGACGATCGGATATTTGGCGCTTTAAGACAGGCGAATCAGTACCGGTGGTAACACCGACTCCGACACCAACACCGACGGAGACGCCGACAGAAGCACCAACGGCAACACCATCACCGACGTCGAACCCAGTTGTGCCGACACCAACGGCTGGATCGGGAAATTCTGAAGGCTTGAACGGCATTATTGAGCTTGAAGCAAGTAAGGACGGCAGCTACAAGCTGGATGCAGAAACGATTAACAAAAGGATAAGCAGCGCAGCAGCAGGCACCGTTATTGAAGTGAAGCTTCTTGCTTCCAGTACTTCGGGTACGGATCAGCTTGAGATGAGCGGTGAAGGCATGAAGGCGTTACAGCAAAGCGGTCTTCCTTTCCGCATCTTGTCGCAAAATATTAGCTTGGATATACCAGCCGGAGCGTTTCCGGCAGCTATTGCAGAGGCTAGTACCGTTCAATTACAAGTAAATGTGAAAGAAACGGATGAGCTGCAATCAGCAGTTGTGGCAATAACGGGACAGGATAAAAGTTTTGCTGCAACCGGACTTGTATATACATTGGAGCTAAAAGCACTTACTAGTACTGGTACTACCGTCTCCATCCATAACTTTAATCAGTCCATTAAGGTGACACGGACATTGTCGCCAGAAGAGCTTTTGGCGCTTGATATGGATTATGCAGGCGTGTACTATTTGAACGGAAGCAAGGCGGAATACATTCCTGCTATATTTGATGGGAACAAGGTAACCTTCACGGTCAATCATTTCTCTTATTATTCAATCTTTGAATACAGGAAATCGTTTGTGGACGTAACCGGTCATTGGGCGGAGGAGTTTGTTGCAAAACTAGCTGCAAAGCATGCGATAACAGGTGTAGATGAGGAACACTTCGCACCAGCCAAGGCAATTACGCGTGCAGATTTTGCGGTTATAGCAGTAAAGGCGTTAGGCTTCCTTGAAATTGAAGCGGGAGATGCATCGTTTGCAGACGTAGCCTCAAGCAAGTATTATGCGGCTTATGTAGAGAAGGCTTCCGAGCTTGGACTTATTATGGGCTATCAGGGACAGTTCAGGCCAGAGGATACGATTACCCGCGAGGAAGCAGCAGCTATTTTAATTAGACTCTACGAGTATATCAATCATACAGAGGCGGCAGTTTCCCAAATGACGGCCTTCGTTGATATCGCGAAAGCGTCTAATTGGGCTCGTGAATCCATTGAAGCTGCGAAAGCGCTAGGTCTAATAAATGGCAAAGGCGGCAACCTATTTGATCCGAAAGCAGACGTTACACGTGCCGAGATTGCGAAAATGATTTGGAGCGTTGTCAAATAG
- a CDS encoding fatty acid desaturase, with protein MTEPKLAHLKKEVAPFEKTDLKSSVRQLINTLVPLVLLWYAAYLSLSISYWLTIPLVLLTSGFVIRTFIIFHDCTHGSFFKSKKANDIIGTITGVITLVPYRQWKNSHSIHHATSSNLDKRGVGDLWILTVEEYAASSMMRRIAYRMYRHPIVMFGLGPIGVFLIQYRFNIKGARRKERMNTYLTNVLIVGTYALLIWAIGWQSFLLIQGPVFFVSGLLGIWLFYVQHQFEDSYFESEDEWSYVKAAVDGSSYYKLPKVLQWITGNIGFHHVHHLSPKVPNYNLEKAHNATPPLHKATTINISESLESLQFRLWDESDKKFVSFKGVKQRIRKLEAAADKLKSTQPQS; from the coding sequence ATGACAGAGCCGAAATTAGCTCATCTTAAGAAAGAAGTTGCCCCTTTTGAGAAAACGGATTTAAAGTCGAGCGTCAGACAGCTTATTAACACATTGGTTCCACTCGTACTGCTTTGGTACGCCGCTTACTTAAGTCTTTCAATATCTTACTGGCTAACTATTCCTTTGGTGCTGCTTACTTCTGGTTTCGTTATTCGGACATTCATCATCTTCCATGACTGCACCCACGGGTCTTTCTTCAAAAGCAAAAAAGCAAATGACATTATAGGTACCATTACAGGTGTAATTACACTTGTTCCTTATAGACAGTGGAAAAACTCGCACTCTATTCATCACGCAACGAGCAGCAACCTTGATAAACGGGGCGTTGGCGATTTGTGGATTCTTACCGTAGAGGAATATGCTGCATCTTCGATGATGCGCCGCATCGCCTATCGTATGTATCGTCATCCGATTGTCATGTTTGGTCTTGGCCCAATTGGCGTATTTCTTATTCAATATCGCTTCAATATCAAAGGTGCTAGACGCAAGGAACGTATGAACACTTATTTGACCAATGTACTGATCGTAGGCACGTATGCCTTGCTTATATGGGCTATCGGCTGGCAGTCGTTCTTGCTTATTCAAGGTCCTGTATTTTTTGTATCGGGTTTGCTCGGTATCTGGTTGTTCTATGTACAGCATCAATTCGAGGACTCCTATTTTGAAAGTGAAGACGAGTGGAGCTATGTAAAGGCTGCAGTTGACGGAAGCTCTTACTACAAGCTGCCTAAAGTATTGCAATGGATTACAGGCAATATCGGCTTCCACCACGTCCACCATTTAAGCCCTAAGGTGCCTAACTATAATTTGGAGAAGGCGCATAATGCGACGCCTCCGCTTCATAAAGCAACAACGATTAATATTAGCGAGAGCTTGGAATCGCTCCAGTTCCGCCTATGGGATGAATCAGATAAGAAATTTGTCAGCTTTAAAGGCGTCAAACAACGGATTCGCAAATTAGAAGCTGCCGCAGACAAGCTGAAGTCTACACAACCACAATCTTAA
- a CDS encoding aminopeptidase, whose amino-acid sequence MSEFEHHLDTYAELIVKIGVNVQQGQEVFITGAVDQAALVRLVANRAYEAGASNVHVDWTDDTLSKLKYEKAADEVFASFPEWETSKRNSFVERGAVFISIVSSSPDLLKGIDSGRISSFQKAAGQGLKEFRRAIQADKVSWTVVAAASKPWAAKVFPEAGEEEAVELLWKAIFDSVRLHAEDPVKAWAEHNANLHSKGETLNKNHFQKLHYTAPGTDLTIELPEKHIWVAAGSTNVNNTPFMANMPTEEVFTVPLKTGVNGYVSSTKPLSYGGNIIDRFKLTFENGRIVKVEAEEGQEILQQLVDIDEGSHYLGEVALVPHESPISQSNILFYNTLFDENASNHLAIGSGYAFNIEGGKTMSPEELEASGVNASITHNDFMIGSAEMDVDGITKDGKIVPIFRKGNWAI is encoded by the coding sequence ATGAGTGAGTTTGAACATCATTTAGATACGTATGCAGAGTTAATCGTAAAAATTGGCGTGAACGTACAGCAGGGACAAGAGGTATTTATTACAGGTGCTGTAGATCAAGCTGCGCTCGTTAGACTTGTGGCTAACAGAGCATATGAGGCAGGCGCGAGTAATGTGCACGTGGATTGGACCGATGATACGTTGTCTAAACTAAAATATGAGAAAGCTGCGGATGAGGTGTTCGCGAGCTTTCCTGAATGGGAGACGAGCAAGCGCAATTCGTTCGTAGAACGGGGCGCAGTGTTTATCTCCATCGTTTCATCCAGCCCAGATTTGTTGAAGGGAATTGATTCTGGGCGTATTTCGAGCTTTCAGAAGGCTGCAGGCCAAGGACTCAAGGAATTCCGCAGAGCAATTCAAGCTGACAAAGTAAGCTGGACTGTCGTTGCAGCAGCTAGCAAGCCGTGGGCTGCAAAGGTATTCCCAGAAGCAGGGGAAGAGGAAGCTGTCGAGCTGCTGTGGAAAGCCATCTTTGATTCTGTAAGATTGCATGCGGAAGATCCTGTCAAAGCGTGGGCTGAGCATAATGCCAATCTACATAGCAAAGGCGAGACGCTGAACAAGAACCATTTTCAAAAATTGCACTACACTGCTCCCGGTACCGATCTCACGATCGAATTGCCAGAGAAGCATATATGGGTCGCTGCAGGCAGCACAAACGTCAACAACACTCCATTTATGGCGAATATGCCGACGGAGGAAGTGTTTACAGTTCCGCTCAAAACGGGTGTGAACGGTTATGTTTCCAGCACGAAGCCGCTTAGCTATGGCGGCAACATTATTGATCGCTTCAAGCTGACCTTCGAGAACGGACGTATCGTGAAGGTTGAGGCTGAGGAAGGCCAAGAGATTTTGCAGCAGCTTGTTGATATCGATGAAGGCTCGCATTATCTTGGCGAGGTCGCACTCGTACCGCATGAGTCGCCGATCTCACAATCGAACATCTTGTTCTATAACACGCTGTTTGATGAGAATGCTTCGAACCACCTTGCGATCGGCAGCGGCTATGCTTTCAATATTGAAGGCGGCAAGACGATGTCTCCCGAGGAGCTTGAAGCCAGCGGCGTGAACGCAAGCATTACGCATAATGATTTCATGATCGGCTCTGCGGAGATGGATGTCGACGGGATTACGAAGGATGGCAAGATCGTACCGATCTTCCGCAAAGGGAACTGGGCCATTTAG
- a CDS encoding response regulator transcription factor, with protein sequence MIRIVIAEDQRMLLGALASLLDLEEDMKVVGRASNGEDAISLVHQHKPDICIMDIEMPAKTGLDAAEELKGQGCKVMILTTFARSGYFERALKAGVSGYLLKDSPSEELADSIRSVMAGRRIFASELVDEAYGQENPLTEREKEVLVLVADGKNTKEIASELFITTGTVRNYISVILDKLDVSNRIEAITRFKEKGWFK encoded by the coding sequence ATGATTAGAATTGTTATTGCAGAGGATCAGCGCATGCTTCTGGGCGCCCTCGCTTCATTGCTTGATTTGGAAGAGGACATGAAGGTCGTCGGAAGAGCGAGTAATGGAGAAGACGCCATAAGTCTTGTTCATCAGCATAAGCCTGACATCTGTATCATGGATATTGAAATGCCAGCGAAGACGGGACTCGATGCTGCCGAAGAGCTCAAAGGCCAAGGCTGTAAGGTAATGATTTTAACGACATTCGCAAGATCAGGCTACTTCGAACGTGCGCTTAAAGCCGGTGTGAGCGGATATTTGCTGAAGGACAGCCCAAGTGAAGAGCTCGCTGACTCGATTCGGAGCGTGATGGCTGGTCGGCGTATTTTTGCCTCGGAGCTCGTGGACGAAGCTTACGGCCAAGAAAACCCATTGACCGAGCGTGAGAAGGAAGTGCTTGTTCTTGTAGCGGACGGTAAGAATACGAAGGAGATTGCGAGTGAGCTCTTCATTACGACCGGAACCGTTCGGAACTATATATCGGTCATTCTCGACAAGCTTGACGTCAGTAATCGAATCGAAGCGATTACGCGCTTTAAAGAAAAAGGCTGGTTCAAATGA
- a CDS encoding sensor histidine kinase produces MNKWYQIFHKNTGLSPYVWVVFYILPFYFIFRSSSPYEVVSGFIMIILFFICYRLSFVSKGWLVYFWTSVMIVISIAMTLLFSYVYFSIFLAFFIGNVQNRAGFFTLYTIHIVTTFVTVNYGFVTQNSLFFTQFPFILISLIVVILLPFNTYSRIKQGQLEGKLEDANKRISELVKLEERQRISRDLHDTLGQKLSLIGLKSDLAGKLMLKNPAQAQAEINDVRQTARTALKEVREMVTQMRGTRIEDEMFRIKQILMAAEINCTIEGDLKLGNTNLLTENVLSMCLKEAVTNVVKHSGATACTVTIESTRTELLLKVKDNGSGIAEAARNYGGHGLQGMKERLEFVNGSLEIISEGGTMLICRVPKVIKQGS; encoded by the coding sequence ATGAATAAGTGGTATCAGATTTTTCATAAAAATACAGGTCTAAGCCCGTACGTTTGGGTCGTCTTCTATATTTTGCCGTTTTACTTTATTTTTCGCTCATCCTCACCTTATGAGGTCGTTTCAGGCTTTATTATGATTATTTTGTTTTTTATTTGCTATCGACTCTCCTTTGTCTCCAAGGGATGGCTTGTTTATTTTTGGACCAGTGTCATGATTGTCATATCGATTGCGATGACTTTGTTGTTCAGCTATGTTTATTTTTCGATATTTTTAGCCTTTTTTATAGGAAATGTCCAGAATCGAGCCGGCTTCTTTACACTGTACACCATTCATATTGTCACTACCTTTGTTACGGTCAATTACGGCTTTGTCACGCAAAATAGTTTGTTTTTCACACAGTTTCCGTTCATCCTGATCAGTCTTATCGTCGTTATTCTACTTCCTTTCAATACGTATAGCCGGATTAAGCAGGGACAGCTTGAAGGAAAGCTGGAGGATGCGAATAAGCGAATTTCGGAGCTCGTTAAGCTTGAGGAAAGACAACGGATTTCACGTGATCTGCATGATACGCTTGGACAGAAGCTTTCTCTTATCGGTCTGAAGAGTGATCTTGCAGGAAAGCTGATGCTCAAAAATCCAGCGCAGGCCCAGGCTGAAATTAATGACGTTCGCCAGACGGCAAGAACGGCGTTAAAGGAAGTACGGGAAATGGTCACCCAGATGCGGGGGACAAGGATAGAGGATGAGATGTTTCGTATAAAGCAGATTTTGATGGCAGCAGAAATCAACTGTACCATTGAAGGAGACCTGAAGCTTGGCAATACGAATTTATTGACTGAAAATGTGCTAAGCATGTGCTTGAAGGAAGCGGTAACGAATGTGGTTAAGCACAGCGGAGCGACCGCTTGTACCGTTACGATCGAGTCCACGCGTACCGAGCTGCTGCTGAAGGTAAAGGATAATGGTTCAGGTATTGCTGAAGCTGCTAGAAATTACGGCGGTCATGGTCTTCAGGGGATGAAGGAGCGCCTTGAGTTTGTGAATGGAAGCTTGGAAATTATTTCCGAAGGCGGAACAATGCTGATATGTAGAGTACCAAAAGTAATTAAACAAGGTTCATAA